Genomic window (Verrucomicrobiia bacterium):
TGAACGCCACCACCCGGCGGGACATGCAGGGGAACATCATCGGGGTGATTGGCGTCGGCCAGGATATCACCGAGCGGAAGAAGGCTGAGATGGAATCGGCCCGGATTGCCCAGGAATTGACCAACCTGATTGACACGGCCAACGCTCCGATTTTTGGCATCGACAAAGAGGGGCTCGTGACCGAATGGAACCGGACGGCGGTCGCGATTACCGGCTATGAAAAACGGGAGACCCTGGGCCGCAATTTGGTGGAGGAGTTCATCACCGAGGAATACAAGGCCTCCGTGAAGGAGGTTTTGGACAAGGCGCTCAAGGGGATCGAAACCGCCAACTACGAGTTTCCCCTCTACACGAAGGATCGAGAGCGGCGGGAGGTTTTGCTGAACGCCACCACCCGGCGGGATATGCAGGGGAACATCATCGGGGTGATCGGGGTCGGCCAGGACATCACCGAACGAAAAAAATTGGAAACGCGGCAGAAACAGACCACCGATGCGCTGACGGCTTGGGTGAAGGCCTTGGAGGCGCGCAATCGCCAGGCCACCCTGCTTAGCGAGGCGGGAAACCTCTTGCAATCCTGCCTCAATCTCGAAGAAGCATACGGGATAATCAACCAGTTTGCGCCAAAGTTGTTTCCGGATACGCCCGGGGCTTTGTTCATCCTCAACTCCTCGGCCCGGCAGGTGGAAACCGTGGCAGTCTGGGGGAAGCCGATTTTGGGCCAACACACCTTCCAGCCGGAAAACTGCTGGGCCCTGCGGCGCGGAAGGGACCATTTGGTGGAAGAGGACCGTCCTGATCTGCTCTGCCGCCATCTTTCTTCTGCTCCCCGCTTTGGCTACACCTGTCTTCCCTTGGTGGCTATGAGTGAAACCT
Coding sequences:
- a CDS encoding diguanylate cyclase; amino-acid sequence: NATTRRDMQGNIIGVIGVGQDITERKKAEMESARIAQELTNLIDTANAPIFGIDKEGLVTEWNRTAVAITGYEKRETLGRNLVEEFITEEYKASVKEVLDKALKGIETANYEFPLYTKDRERREVLLNATTRRDMQGNIIGVIGVGQDITERKKLETRQKQTTDALTAWVKALEARNRQATLLSEAGNLLQSCLNLEEAYGIINQFAPKLFPDTPGALFILNSSARQVETVAVWGKPILGQHTFQPENCWALRRGRDHLVEEDRPDLLCRHLSSAPRFGYTCLPLVAMSETLGVLHLQANPELSGKPKDIREQEMESQHRLAKIVSEHFALNLANIKLRETLKFRAIRDPLTGLFNRRYLEETLTRELSRAVRNKETLGVIVLSLENLREFNGSYGHEAGGAVLRTVGDYLLRRTRGEDIACRYSDSEFALVMIGADSEATLLRAEKLREEIKALKAPSGKSASISAGVACYPEHGTTSETLLQAAESALFFAKIEGREGVAVATSK